In Collimonas arenae, a single genomic region encodes these proteins:
- a CDS encoding branched-chain amino acid ABC transporter ATP-binding protein/permease, translating into MRHLSVRFLPLIAFIAILGLLPILPTPEFWITLANYIGLYAIVALGLVLLTGVGGLTSFGQAAFVGLGAYSTAYLSTQFGLSPWIGLLAGLGVTTVAALAIGGITMRLSGHFLPLGTIAWALSLYFLFGNLEFLGKYDGLNGIPAINLLGIELDSGRKMFYLIWVILLIALAGLQNLLNSRPGRAIRALNGGGVMAEAMGVNTAWIKVLIFVLAALMASVSGWLYAHLQRSISPTPFGLNAGIEYLFMAVVGGAGYVWGAILGSALLTVLKDQLQSWLPKLLGASGNFETIVFGILMVLLLQRARDGLWPYLRKLAPAKPTVRAPESATALPARSKHADAAVVLEIDRARKKFGGLVAVNDMSFSVEAGQIVGLIGPNGAGKSTMFNLVTGVLPLTSGAIRFRAQQELQQISGLPSRRIVARGIARTFQHVRLMSSMSVLENVAIGAHLRGSHNDVSGIAASLLRLNRAEEKALLFEARKQLERVGLGHLLYEEAGSLALGQQRILEIARALCCDPTLLLLDEPAAGLRYQEKQALAVLLRKLKAEGMSILLVEHDMDFVMNLTDHLVVMEFGSKIAEGLPAAIQQDLAVLEAYLGGIDE; encoded by the coding sequence ATGCGTCATCTCTCTGTGCGGTTTCTACCGCTGATCGCTTTTATCGCCATCCTGGGTTTATTGCCGATTTTGCCGACGCCGGAATTCTGGATCACGCTGGCCAACTACATCGGCCTGTATGCGATCGTGGCGCTGGGGTTGGTGCTGCTGACAGGAGTTGGCGGGCTGACTTCGTTCGGCCAGGCTGCCTTTGTCGGCCTTGGCGCGTATTCCACAGCTTACCTGAGCACGCAATTCGGCCTGTCGCCATGGATCGGTCTGCTGGCTGGCTTGGGCGTGACGACCGTAGCGGCATTGGCGATAGGCGGCATTACCATGCGGCTGTCAGGACATTTCCTGCCGCTCGGGACAATTGCCTGGGCTTTGTCGCTTTACTTCCTGTTCGGTAACCTAGAGTTTCTCGGCAAGTACGACGGCTTGAACGGCATTCCCGCCATCAATCTGCTGGGCATCGAGCTCGATAGCGGCCGCAAGATGTTTTATCTGATCTGGGTAATCTTGCTGATCGCGCTGGCCGGCCTGCAAAATCTGTTGAATTCGCGTCCCGGCCGCGCCATTCGCGCGCTAAACGGCGGCGGCGTGATGGCGGAAGCGATGGGCGTCAACACGGCCTGGATCAAGGTGCTGATCTTCGTGTTGGCGGCTTTGATGGCCAGCGTTTCTGGCTGGCTCTATGCGCATCTGCAACGCTCGATAAGTCCGACGCCGTTCGGCCTGAATGCCGGTATCGAATACCTGTTCATGGCGGTGGTTGGCGGCGCCGGTTATGTATGGGGTGCGATCCTGGGATCGGCGCTGCTGACTGTACTGAAAGACCAGCTGCAATCGTGGCTGCCGAAACTGCTGGGGGCCAGCGGTAACTTCGAAACCATCGTCTTCGGTATTCTCATGGTCTTGCTGCTGCAACGCGCACGCGATGGATTGTGGCCGTATCTGCGCAAACTGGCGCCTGCCAAGCCGACAGTAAGGGCGCCGGAATCCGCGACGGCGTTACCGGCGAGAAGCAAGCATGCAGATGCGGCGGTGGTGCTGGAGATAGATCGCGCACGCAAGAAATTTGGCGGCCTGGTTGCGGTCAATGACATGAGCTTTAGCGTCGAGGCAGGACAAATCGTCGGCCTGATTGGCCCCAACGGCGCCGGCAAATCGACCATGTTCAATCTGGTGACCGGGGTTCTGCCATTGACCAGTGGTGCGATCAGGTTTCGTGCACAGCAGGAATTGCAGCAGATCTCTGGCTTGCCGTCGCGCCGGATCGTTGCACGCGGAATCGCTCGCACCTTCCAACATGTGCGCCTGATGAGCAGCATGTCGGTGCTTGAGAACGTTGCCATTGGCGCACACCTACGTGGCAGCCACAACGATGTCAGTGGCATTGCGGCCAGCTTGTTGCGTCTCAATCGTGCGGAAGAAAAGGCGTTACTGTTCGAGGCCAGGAAGCAGCTGGAGCGTGTCGGTCTTGGCCATTTGCTGTACGAAGAAGCTGGTAGCCTGGCGCTGGGCCAGCAACGGATCCTCGAAATCGCCCGCGCCTTGTGCTGCGATCCCACCTTGTTGTTGCTGGATGAACCGGCGGCTGGATTGCGTTACCAGGAAAAGCAGGCGCTGGCGGTATTGCTGCGCAAGCTGAAAGCCGAGGGGATGAGCATCTTGCTGGTAGAGCACGATATGGATTTCGTCATGAACCTGACCGATCATTTGGTGGTCATGGAATTCGGCAGCAAGATTGCAGAAGGCTTGCCGGCCGCAATCCAGCAGGATCTGGCGGTGTTGGAAGCTTATCTGGGAGGCATCGATGAATAA
- a CDS encoding branched-chain amino acid ABC transporter permease translates to MDFSIAAILAQDGITSGAVYALLALALVLVFSVTRVIFIPQGEFVAFGALTLAAIQADKFPLSATLLVVLGALSFIQEAVALAVGRNGESRATVVRRIGLALLKFVLLPLAIYAVARVYGHAALAMPLQVLLTLAIVVPMGPMVYRLAFQPLAEASTLVLLIVSVAVHYALTGIGLLMFGAEGSRTTSFSDARFEIGGLTVSGQSCVIILVSLLLIVALYLYFERTLSGKALRATAVNRLGAQLVGIGTTQAGRLAFTLAAALGALCGILIAPLTTIYYDSGFLIGLKGFVGAIIGGLGSYPIAAAGALLVGLLESYSSFWASAFKEVIVFTLIIPVLLWRSLTSKQVDEGDQ, encoded by the coding sequence GTCACCCGCGTCATCTTTATCCCGCAGGGCGAGTTCGTGGCTTTCGGCGCCCTGACGCTGGCGGCCATCCAGGCCGACAAATTTCCCTTGTCGGCGACCTTGCTGGTGGTGCTTGGCGCGTTGAGCTTTATCCAGGAAGCGGTAGCGCTGGCTGTGGGTCGTAATGGCGAAAGCCGCGCTACGGTTGTCCGCCGCATCGGCCTGGCTTTGCTGAAATTCGTGCTGCTGCCGCTGGCGATCTACGCCGTTGCGCGGGTGTATGGCCATGCTGCGCTGGCCATGCCGCTGCAGGTATTGCTGACCCTGGCGATCGTGGTGCCGATGGGGCCGATGGTTTATAGGCTGGCGTTCCAGCCGCTGGCGGAGGCCAGCACCCTGGTCTTGTTGATTGTTTCGGTAGCGGTGCACTACGCCTTGACGGGTATCGGCTTGCTGATGTTCGGCGCTGAAGGTTCGCGCACCACATCGTTTTCCGACGCCCGTTTCGAGATCGGCGGCTTGACCGTTTCCGGCCAGAGTTGCGTGATCATCCTGGTTTCCCTGCTGCTGATCGTGGCGCTCTATCTCTATTTCGAACGTACTTTGTCCGGCAAGGCCTTACGCGCCACGGCTGTCAACCGGCTTGGCGCGCAGCTGGTCGGTATCGGCACCACGCAGGCCGGACGGCTGGCATTTACGCTCGCCGCCGCATTGGGCGCCTTGTGCGGCATTCTGATTGCGCCGCTGACTACCATCTACTACGACAGCGGTTTCCTGATCGGCTTGAAGGGATTTGTCGGCGCCATTATCGGCGGTCTTGGCAGTTATCCGATTGCCGCCGCCGGCGCTTTGCTGGTGGGTTTGCTGGAATCGTATTCTTCGTTCTGGGCCAGCGCCTTCAAGGAAGTGATCGTATTTACCCTGATCATTCCGGTGCTGCTATGGCGTTCGCTGACCAGCAAGCAGGTTGACGAGGGAGACCAGTGA